AGTTGGCTTCTCAAGTCATCGATCATCTTCTTCAAAAGATACCCGGATCCCGGTAGGTGCCAAAGACTTTCCGGAAAACATCGCAACATTCCTGCAGGGTGGCGTATTCCTTGACCGCATCAATCAGGAAGGGCATGACATTCTTATTCCCGGATGCCGCCTCTCCCAGTTGTTCCAAAGACTCCTTCACCCGGGGTTGATTCCTCTGGTTTTTTACGCGGCTGAGCCTCTCGATCTGTTTCTCCTCCAGGGCTGGATCCATCTGGAGAAGTTCTACCGGCAAGGCCTCCTTCGTTGCATATTTATTGACTCCTACCATGATCTTTTCTTTCCGTTCCAGCTGCTTCTGAAAGTTGTAGGCGGCATTGGCAATCTCCTGCTGAGGAAAATTCCTTTCAATGGCCGCAACCATTCCACCCAGGTCATCGATCTTGTTTATGTAGGCCATGGCTTGAGCTTCCATCTCATTCGTCAGGGCCTCTACAAAATAGGATCCTCCCAAAGGATCAATGGTATGGGTCACTCCCGATTCCTCCGCGATAATCTGCTGCGTGCGCAGGGCGATGGTCGCCGCCTCTGCGGTGGGCAAGGAGAGAACTTCATCGAGGGAACAAGTATGCAGTGATTGAGTTCCCCCTAAAACTGCGGCCAAAGCCTCGAGGGTAGTCCGAATAACATTATTGTAAGGCTGCTGGGCTGTTAAAGAACAACCGGCGGTCTGGGTATGGAAGCGCATCCACCAGGAGCGGGGATCTTTGGCTTGGAAGCGCTCTTTCATAAAGCGGGCCCACATGCGTCGGGCAGCTCGAAATTTGGCAACCTCCTCAAAAAGATCTATGTGGGCATCGAAAAAGAAGGAAAAACGCGGCGCAAAGTCATCTACATTTAAACCTCTCTCAATGGCTGCCTGGGCATAGGCCAGGCCGTCGGCCAGAGTAAAAGCCAGCTCCTGAACGGCTGTAGATCCCGCCTCTCGAATATGATAGCCACTGATGCTGATGGTATTCCAGCGGGGAACTTCTTTGGTTCCAAATTCGACAGTATCCGTAACCACTCTTACAGAAGGCCGGGGAGGGCACATGAAGGTGTTTTGGGCGATAAATTCCTTTAACATATCATTCTGAATGGTCCCCCCCAGTTTATGTCGGGGGATCCCTCTCTTCTCCGCCACGGTAATATACATGGCCCAGAGGACAGAAGCGGGAGGATTAATGGTCATGGAAGTGGTGAGGCGGTCGATGGGGAGGCCATCCAAAAGAATTTCCATGTCTTGCAGCGTATCGATGGCCACCCCGCATTTCCCGCATTCTCCTCTGGCCTTTGGAGAATCCGTGTCATATCCCATTAAGGTAGGGTAATCAAAGGCCACGCTCAACCCAGTTTGCCCCTGTT
The Deltaproteobacteria bacterium genome window above contains:
- a CDS encoding methylmalonyl-CoA mutase family protein, translated to MFTEEQMRKVGKGKEAWEKELQSRQSNNPERRSRFSTISDLQIKNIYSPEDLQEMDYERDLGFPSQYPFTRGVQPSMYRGQLWTMRMFAGWGSAEDTNQRFHYLVEQGQTGLSVAFDYPTLMGYDTDSPKARGECGKCGVAIDTLQDMEILLDGLPIDRLTTSMTINPPASVLWAMYITVAEKRGIPRHKLGGTIQNDMLKEFIAQNTFMCPPRPSVRVVTDTVEFGTKEVPRWNTISISGYHIREAGSTAVQELAFTLADGLAYAQAAIERGLNVDDFAPRFSFFFDAHIDLFEEVAKFRAARRMWARFMKERFQAKDPRSWWMRFHTQTAGCSLTAQQPYNNVIRTTLEALAAVLGGTQSLHTCSLDEVLSLPTAEAATIALRTQQIIAEESGVTHTIDPLGGSYFVEALTNEMEAQAMAYINKIDDLGGMVAAIERNFPQQEIANAAYNFQKQLERKEKIMVGVNKYATKEALPVELLQMDPALEEKQIERLSRVKNQRNQPRVKESLEQLGEAASGNKNVMPFLIDAVKEYATLQECCDVFRKVFGTYRDPGIF